The following proteins are encoded in a genomic region of Aminivibrio pyruvatiphilus:
- a CDS encoding DEAD/DEAH box helicase, with product MNPGPFPRAEGDHPLDTFSYYPWQLRAHRAIRGKNAVLSAPTGSGKTLVAYLWAGILDEEGFPVYPEGGRIIFTAPIKALSNERYLDLRKMGFDVGIETGDFKKNEGASIICCTQEIYSLKYAFVPGQKLIVDEFHYIFDDPDRARAYIDGIRDTDPTTAVLVMSATLGGASSVAGYLSGVTGRTFFLHENTRRETELIFTPAKPARIDGLKDALVFLFSQKGAVELAFQASRSRKKISAGQRDRLQEIASILEVPKIQPPLFTGVGIYHGGMLPKEKLLVERAFRERILDVVCGTNALALGVNLPAETVVFAQLVHYHSDMPVSKNEFSQMAGRAGRKGLFDPGYVTWLLNSPFERRGFSTGDIFRELVDAPPEPASVSLRPSFGRLLRKQVLPEAEAEYIAGFSWPKGDPYLTEHILRSGMNRIDRAVRKMVGGHEKKKFRKLLAALWYDEMDIEENLEMAYLFFSETSPGAIMAAQVILPFERNYLQALLKVKRYANRLPKGYAFRSMKELNAVVDDIDPTIYGFEEKIGEIEDSLR from the coding sequence ATAAACCCAGGCCCGTTTCCCCGGGCGGAAGGAGACCATCCCCTGGACACTTTTTCATACTATCCGTGGCAGCTCAGGGCCCATAGGGCCATCCGAGGAAAGAACGCCGTGCTCTCCGCCCCCACGGGATCGGGAAAGACGCTTGTTGCCTACCTCTGGGCCGGCATCCTCGACGAGGAGGGGTTCCCGGTCTACCCTGAAGGCGGGCGGATCATCTTCACCGCCCCGATCAAGGCACTGAGCAACGAACGGTACCTCGACCTCAGGAAGATGGGGTTCGACGTGGGCATCGAGACGGGGGACTTCAAGAAAAACGAGGGAGCCTCCATTATCTGCTGCACCCAGGAAATCTATTCCCTGAAATACGCCTTCGTCCCGGGCCAGAAACTCATCGTGGACGAATTCCACTATATCTTTGACGATCCCGACCGGGCAAGGGCCTATATCGACGGCATCCGGGACACGGATCCCACCACCGCCGTCCTCGTCATGTCGGCAACCCTCGGGGGCGCTTCCTCCGTGGCCGGTTACCTCAGCGGTGTAACGGGGAGGACATTCTTCCTGCACGAAAACACCCGCCGGGAGACGGAGCTGATCTTCACCCCCGCAAAGCCGGCACGAATCGACGGGCTGAAGGATGCCCTGGTCTTTCTGTTCTCACAGAAGGGAGCTGTGGAGCTGGCCTTTCAGGCCTCCAGAAGCCGGAAGAAAATTTCGGCGGGGCAGCGGGACCGTCTCCAGGAGATCGCGTCCATTCTCGAGGTGCCGAAAATCCAGCCGCCCCTCTTCACAGGGGTCGGCATCTACCACGGGGGGATGCTGCCCAAGGAAAAGCTGCTGGTGGAACGGGCCTTCCGGGAGAGGATCCTCGACGTGGTCTGCGGCACCAACGCCCTCGCCCTGGGAGTGAACCTTCCGGCCGAGACTGTGGTCTTCGCCCAGCTCGTCCACTACCATTCCGACATGCCCGTCTCGAAGAACGAATTCTCCCAGATGGCAGGCAGGGCGGGACGGAAGGGGCTCTTCGATCCCGGCTACGTGACCTGGCTTCTCAACTCACCCTTCGAGCGAAGGGGCTTTTCCACGGGGGATATTTTCCGGGAGCTGGTGGACGCCCCGCCGGAACCGGCGTCGGTTTCCCTCCGGCCTTCCTTCGGGCGGCTGCTTCGGAAGCAGGTGCTCCCCGAGGCGGAAGCGGAGTATATCGCCGGATTCTCCTGGCCGAAGGGAGATCCGTATCTCACGGAGCACATCCTGCGGTCAGGGATGAACAGGATCGACCGGGCGGTGCGGAAGATGGTGGGTGGACACGAGAAGAAGAAGTTCCGGAAACTGCTGGCGGCTCTCTGGTACGACGAGATGGACATCGAGGAGAACCTGGAGATGGCCTATCTCTTCTTTTCGGAGACGAGCCCCGGCGCCATCATGGCGGCCCAGGTCATTCTCCCCTTCGAGCGAAACTACCTCCAGGCCCTGCTGAAGGTAAAGCGGTACGCTAACCGCCTGCCGAAAGGATACGCCTTCCGGTCCATGAA
- a CDS encoding Na/Pi cotransporter family protein codes for MTWGSVFQIIGGVGLFLYGIKLMSEALQYLAGDRMRQLIGSLTKTPIRGVFIGALVAMLIQSSSGTTVMTVSFVHAGLMTLKQAVGVIMGANIGTTVIAQIVAFKIKDFSLPILGIGVLLVLFGRTKRQKYIGNGLVGFGLLFLGMQTMEASMAFLRDRKDLFLAFSSSPLLGVFVGTAVTMVVQASSATIGLTMAMAAQGLLTLDAAIPILLGDNIGTTITAVIASMGANRSAKQAATAHVLFNVIGACIFLAALPLYKQVIVSTSGDISRQLANAHTIFNVANTILFLPFVSVLVWVIRHLVPDRGETSVAGPMYLDMKLIGASSAAAVDAVKKEILHMGSLAASMLRDVRRAFEENDPKMINEVTQTEKGVNEINRSITAYASEIWQKGLSSDLSTVLGSYVNGVGDIERIGDHATNLIELYEYKIDHGVEFSSLAMEEFRDMFDSVEDAVRLSLESLDEEDVAKAKEVDRLEDEVDRKEKTLRKNHITRLNRGECTPQGGVIFIDILSNLERVCDHAHNLSYIAVDISKLHR; via the coding sequence GTGACGTGGGGCAGTGTGTTTCAGATTATCGGCGGCGTGGGGCTTTTCCTGTACGGAATCAAGCTGATGAGCGAGGCGCTCCAGTACCTTGCAGGCGACAGGATGCGGCAGCTCATAGGTTCTCTCACCAAGACCCCGATCCGGGGCGTCTTCATAGGTGCTCTTGTGGCCATGCTCATCCAGAGCAGCAGCGGCACCACGGTCATGACCGTGAGCTTCGTCCACGCGGGGCTCATGACCCTGAAGCAGGCCGTGGGCGTAATCATGGGCGCCAACATCGGAACCACGGTGATCGCCCAGATCGTGGCCTTCAAGATCAAGGACTTCTCCCTTCCCATCCTGGGTATCGGGGTGCTCCTCGTCCTCTTCGGGAGGACCAAGCGGCAGAAATACATCGGCAACGGGCTCGTGGGTTTCGGTCTCCTCTTCCTGGGCATGCAGACCATGGAAGCCTCCATGGCCTTTCTCCGGGACAGGAAGGACCTTTTTCTTGCCTTCAGCTCCAGCCCCCTGCTCGGCGTTTTCGTCGGCACGGCGGTCACCATGGTGGTCCAGGCAAGCTCGGCCACCATAGGTCTGACCATGGCCATGGCGGCCCAGGGACTTCTCACTCTGGACGCCGCAATTCCGATCCTTCTCGGCGACAACATAGGAACCACCATCACCGCGGTCATCGCCTCCATGGGGGCCAACCGGTCGGCGAAACAGGCGGCCACGGCCCATGTGCTCTTCAACGTCATCGGCGCCTGCATCTTCCTCGCCGCCCTTCCCCTCTACAAGCAGGTCATCGTCTCCACCTCGGGGGACATCAGCAGGCAGCTTGCCAATGCCCATACCATATTCAACGTGGCCAACACAATCCTCTTTCTTCCCTTTGTGTCCGTTCTCGTCTGGGTCATCCGGCACCTGGTCCCCGACAGGGGGGAGACCTCGGTGGCCGGGCCTATGTACCTGGACATGAAGCTCATCGGCGCATCATCCGCGGCAGCGGTGGACGCCGTGAAGAAGGAGATTCTCCACATGGGTTCCCTGGCGGCTTCCATGCTCCGGGACGTACGCCGGGCCTTCGAGGAAAACGACCCGAAGATGATCAACGAGGTGACCCAGACGGAGAAGGGCGTGAACGAGATCAACCGGTCCATCACCGCCTACGCCTCGGAAATCTGGCAGAAGGGACTGTCCAGCGACCTGTCCACGGTGCTCGGCTCCTATGTCAACGGCGTGGGTGACATCGAGCGGATAGGCGACCATGCCACGAACCTCATTGAACTGTACGAATACAAGATCGACCACGGGGTCGAGTTCTCCTCCCTCGCCATGGAGGAGTTCCGGGACATGTTCGACAGCGTCGAGGATGCCGTCCGCCTGAGCCTGGAGTCTCTCGACGAGGAGGACGTGGCAAAGGCGAAGGAAGTGGACCGGCTCGAGGATGAAGTGGACCGGAAGGAAAAGACCCTGAGGAAAAACCACATCACCCGGCTCAATCGGGGCGAATGCACTCCCCAGGGAGGCGTGATATTCATCGACATTCTCAGCAACCTGGAGAGAGTCTGTGACCATGCCCACAACCTTTCCTACATCGCCGTGGATATTTCGAAGCTCCACCGGTGA